In the Flavobacterium sp. J372 genome, one interval contains:
- a CDS encoding tol-pal system YbgF family protein, translating to MSSRSAGVSAPLTDNWRWAAEQRNRGSQAQDDTGDDTAAAGERSKGEEDKVDARYMPEFYISQLPTSQNVIDSLAKDRNFAYYQLGTIYHEKFSEHQRAADKLEKLLTNNPEERLILPSYYNLYKIYQIIDPTKAEVYKNKVLTQYPDSRYAEIIRNPGSDAIAQGTPEQVYRALFKKYEKGELREIVAQTDTYIENYTGEDIVSKFEMLKANISGRMKGIEEYKQGLNFVALNYPNSQEGKEAEALLKTNVPAMEKVTFGAPSTTWKIIFKVKPQDAKNKVLTDKLQKFIKEGLNNSIVLSQDIYSMEEDFIVLHGFNSKLAAVDAVTILKDYKGYKVAETPIIISTEDYKVVQIKKNLPQFQAIK from the coding sequence TTGAGTTCCAGAAGCGCTGGGGTAAGCGCCCCCCTTACAGATAACTGGCGTTGGGCAGCCGAGCAGCGTAACCGTGGCAGCCAGGCCCAGGATGATACTGGTGATGATACAGCAGCTGCCGGGGAACGTTCAAAAGGTGAAGAAGATAAAGTTGATGCACGGTACATGCCGGAGTTTTATATAAGCCAGCTGCCTACATCACAAAATGTGATAGACAGCCTGGCCAAAGACCGAAATTTTGCTTACTATCAGCTTGGTACTATCTATCATGAAAAGTTCAGCGAGCACCAGCGTGCTGCAGATAAGCTTGAGAAGCTGCTGACCAATAATCCTGAAGAACGACTGATATTGCCGTCATACTACAATCTCTATAAGATTTACCAGATTATAGACCCGACAAAGGCTGAGGTATATAAAAACAAAGTGTTGACACAATACCCGGACAGCCGTTATGCTGAGATTATCCGCAACCCGGGCAGTGATGCTATTGCACAAGGCACACCAGAGCAGGTATACAGGGCGCTGTTTAAAAAATATGAAAAAGGCGAGCTGCGAGAGATTGTAGCGCAGACCGATACTTACATAGAGAACTACACAGGTGAAGACATTGTATCTAAATTCGAGATGCTAAAGGCCAATATCTCCGGGAGGATGAAAGGTATAGAAGAGTATAAACAGGGTCTGAATTTTGTAGCGCTTAATTACCCTAATAGCCAGGAAGGTAAAGAAGCTGAGGCGTTGTTGAAGACCAACGTTCCGGCAATGGAGAAGGTAACTTTCGGAGCGCCATCAACTACATGGAAAATTATCTTTAAAGTAAAGCCACAGGATGCTAAAAACAAAGTGCTGACAGATAAGCTTCAGAAATTCATTAAAGAAGGGCTGAATAACAGCATTGTTCTTTCACAGGATATATATAGCATGGAAGAAGATTTTATCGTGCTACATGGCTTTAACAGCAAGCTTGCAGCTGTTGATGCGGTAACCATCCTTAAAGACTACAAAGGCTATAAGGTTGCTGAAACACCAATAATTATTTCAACGGAAGACTATAAAGTAGTACAAATCAAGAAAAACCTGCCGCAGTTTCAGGCCATAAAATAA
- the atpE gene encoding ATP synthase F0 subunit C: MQIPTIVGAGLIVIGAGLGIGKIGGSAMDAIARQPEASGKIQTAMLIAAALIEGIGFAALFAA; this comes from the coding sequence ATGCAAATTCCAACAATTGTAGGTGCAGGCCTTATCGTAATCGGTGCCGGTCTTGGTATTGGTAAAATCGGTGGTTCTGCAATGGATGCTATCGCTCGTCAGCCTGAAGCTTCTGGTAAAATCCAGACAGCTATGCTTATTGCAGCAGCACTTATTGAAGGTATCGGTTTCGCGGCTCTTTTCGCTGCTTAA
- the atpB gene encoding F0F1 ATP synthase subunit A, protein MVISNRPLKFIMAALVAGLSFASYANPTQDTVHHDVEVADVENVSVHVDEHGAALDVKTKNKQHILHHVKDSHDFTFFSDEAEGKHYGFPLPVILWDNGLKVFSSAKFHHGEEVAEVDGNYYVLNHHDGKIYKTDASGKLNYEGEGHEHPTNAKPLDFSITKSVLMIMVTALLMFIIFSGLAKTYPKNGGIATGFGRFFEPLVIYIRDEIAIPNIGEKHYKKYMSYLLTIFFFIWFLNIFGLTPLGVNVTGNFTVTAALAILTYLITTFTANKNYWAHIFWMPGVPWPMRIILAPIELLGTIIKPFSLMIRLYANIFAGHIVLMSIIALMFVFKNWIGSTLSFGLAFVLSILEILVALLQAYIFTMLSALYFGAANEEHHHEEHHEGAHH, encoded by the coding sequence ATGGTGATTTCAAATAGACCGCTTAAATTTATAATGGCAGCTCTTGTTGCCGGCCTTTCTTTTGCAAGTTACGCCAACCCAACCCAGGATACTGTACATCACGATGTTGAAGTGGCTGATGTTGAGAATGTTTCGGTTCATGTTGATGAGCACGGTGCCGCCCTCGACGTAAAGACAAAAAACAAGCAGCACATTCTGCACCACGTTAAGGATTCTCACGATTTTACATTTTTCTCTGATGAGGCTGAGGGCAAACACTATGGTTTCCCGCTTCCGGTTATCCTTTGGGACAATGGTTTGAAAGTTTTCTCTTCAGCTAAATTCCACCATGGTGAGGAAGTTGCTGAGGTTGACGGCAACTACTATGTGCTTAACCACCACGATGGCAAAATATACAAGACAGATGCCAGCGGTAAGTTGAACTATGAAGGCGAAGGCCACGAGCATCCAACCAATGCAAAACCACTTGACTTCTCTATAACTAAGAGTGTGTTAATGATAATGGTAACCGCTTTGCTGATGTTCATCATCTTTAGCGGCCTTGCAAAAACATATCCTAAAAACGGAGGTATCGCTACAGGTTTCGGCCGTTTCTTTGAGCCGCTTGTAATCTATATCCGCGACGAGATTGCTATCCCGAACATCGGCGAGAAGCACTATAAAAAATACATGAGCTACCTGCTTACCATATTCTTCTTTATATGGTTCCTTAACATCTTCGGGCTTACGCCGCTTGGTGTAAACGTAACAGGTAACTTTACGGTAACGGCAGCGCTTGCCATACTTACCTACCTTATTACAACATTTACAGCTAACAAAAATTACTGGGCCCACATTTTCTGGATGCCGGGTGTGCCGTGGCCAATGAGGATAATCCTTGCGCCTATTGAATTGCTTGGTACAATTATTAAGCCGTTCTCATTGATGATACGTCTTTACGCCAACATCTTTGCAGGCCACATTGTATTGATGAGCATCATCGCCCTTATGTTCGTATTTAAAAACTGGATAGGCAGCACGCTTTCTTTCGGGCTTGCGTTTGTACTGTCAATCCTTGAGATATTGGTGGCGTTGTTACAGGCCTATATCTTTACCATGCTTTCAGCCCTTTATTTCGGCGCGGCAAATGAAGAACACCATCATGAAGAGCACCACGAAGGAGCTCATCACTAA
- a CDS encoding AtpZ/AtpI family protein, with translation MSSNKPDKNPNKWLVLISLPIQMGIVIFLFSWLGGWLDEKYPNNSKMYVKIFTLLGVFIALYYVIKQVQKLDKKS, from the coding sequence ATGAGCAGCAACAAGCCGGATAAGAATCCGAACAAATGGCTGGTGCTCATAAGCCTGCCAATACAAATGGGTATAGTGATATTCCTGTTTTCTTGGCTGGGCGGCTGGCTTGATGAAAAATACCCCAATAACAGCAAGATGTATGTAAAGATATTTACCTTGTTGGGTGTTTTCATCGCCTTGTATTATGTGATAAAGCAAGTGCAAAAACTTGATAAAAAATCCTGA
- a CDS encoding polymer-forming cytoskeletal protein, whose protein sequence is MFEKPQKSYTDLLGKTNRIVEGTTIKGDIISQADFRLDGELIGNFTTKGKIVIGPAGNVIGDIKCKNADIEGRFNGKIEVAEILNVKSKAHIHGEVVTGRLSVEPGAEFSASCIMRTPVKPIKGNEQQQAG, encoded by the coding sequence ATGTTTGAGAAGCCGCAAAAATCATATACCGACCTTTTAGGTAAGACCAACCGTATTGTAGAAGGCACTACTATAAAAGGAGACATCATTTCACAGGCCGATTTCCGCCTTGACGGTGAGCTTATAGGCAACTTCACGACAAAAGGTAAAATAGTTATAGGCCCTGCGGGCAATGTAATTGGCGACATTAAATGCAAGAATGCTGATATTGAGGGGCGCTTCAACGGTAAAATTGAGGTTGCTGAAATTCTTAATGTAAAATCTAAGGCCCATATACACGGCGAGGTGGTAACAGGAAGGTTGTCTGTAGAGCCGGGAGCGGAGTTCAGCGCATCATGCATTATGCGCACGCCTGTAAAACCCATAAAAGGCAATGAGCAGCAACAAGCCGGATAA